One window from the genome of Hyphomonas neptunium ATCC 15444 encodes:
- a CDS encoding aspartate carbamoyltransferase catalytic subunit, with protein sequence MAPPRPDYTFTHEHLLGIEGLHPLDIGHILDLADSYAEKTRAGVRPDPVLTGKTVVNLFFETSTRTMSSFEIAARRLGAHVISMPIANSSVKKGETLIDTAMTLNAMKPDALVIRHSASGGAKLLSRKVDCAVINAGDGTHEHPTQALLDLLTIRRVKNRIEGLKVVICGDIAHSRVARSTTMALHLMGARVHLCGPKTLIPPGTETWGAESAGTDFDKVLKGADVVMMLRLQLERMNGSFLPSRREYFRYFGLTAERLALAKPNATVMHPGPMNRGVEIESTIADGPSSVITQQVEMGVAVREAVLHLLAGGKS encoded by the coding sequence ATGGCGCCGCCTAGGCCAGACTACACCTTCACGCACGAGCATCTGCTCGGAATCGAAGGCCTTCATCCCCTCGATATTGGTCATATTCTCGATCTGGCAGACAGCTATGCCGAGAAGACCCGCGCCGGTGTCCGCCCCGATCCGGTGCTGACCGGCAAGACGGTGGTAAACCTCTTCTTCGAGACTTCCACACGCACGATGTCGAGCTTCGAGATCGCTGCCCGGCGCCTCGGCGCGCACGTAATCTCGATGCCCATCGCCAATTCCTCGGTGAAGAAGGGCGAAACCCTCATCGACACGGCGATGACCCTCAACGCCATGAAGCCGGACGCGCTCGTCATCCGCCACTCCGCCTCGGGCGGCGCAAAGCTCCTCTCTCGCAAGGTCGACTGCGCCGTGATCAATGCCGGCGACGGCACCCATGAACACCCCACCCAGGCGCTGCTGGACCTGCTCACCATCCGCCGCGTCAAAAACCGCATCGAGGGCCTCAAAGTCGTCATCTGCGGCGACATCGCCCATAGCCGCGTCGCGCGCTCAACCACCATGGCGCTGCATCTGATGGGCGCGCGCGTACATCTCTGCGGCCCCAAGACGCTGATCCCTCCGGGTACGGAGACATGGGGCGCCGAAAGCGCAGGCACGGATTTCGACAAGGTGCTGAAAGGCGCAGACGTCGTCATGATGCTCCGCCTGCAGCTGGAACGCATGAACGGCTCCTTCCTGCCCAGCCGCCGCGAATATTTCCGCTATTTCGGCCTCACCGCTGAGCGCCTCGCCCTCGCCAAGCCAAACGCCACCGTGATGCACCCCGGCCCGATGAACCGCGGCGTCGAAATCGAAAGCACCATCGCGGACGGGCCGAGCTCGGTCATCACCCAGCAGGTCGAAATGGGCGTCGCCGTGCGCGAAGCCGTCCTCCACCTTCTCGCCGGAGGAAAATCATGA
- the gatC gene encoding Asp-tRNA(Asn)/Glu-tRNA(Gln) amidotransferase subunit GatC, whose product MSVTRDDVRKVARLSRIAVPEERLDELAGELNGILGWIDQLNEVDVEGVEPMTSVVETKLPMRDDVVTDGNIQDQVLANAPRSEHGFFVVPKAVE is encoded by the coding sequence ATGAGCGTTACCCGCGACGATGTCCGTAAAGTTGCCCGCCTGTCACGCATTGCCGTGCCGGAAGAGCGCCTGGACGAGCTTGCCGGTGAGTTGAACGGCATTCTCGGCTGGATCGACCAGCTGAATGAAGTGGATGTCGAGGGCGTCGAGCCGATGACGTCGGTGGTCGAGACGAAACTGCCGATGCGGGACGACGTGGTCACGGATGGCAACATCCAGGACCAGGTGCTGGCGAACGCCCCGCGCAGCGAGCATGGCTTTTTTGTCGTGCCCAAGGCTGTTGAGTAA
- a CDS encoding SET domain-containing protein, with protein MVTSSGGTRVEVKTSPLHGRGLFASTDIPAGALLGVYPLLILSHEDIEQLKPTRLYHYVFYVDEREDGAVRAAVAFGKISMCNHSPDANADFYVDAEAETVTLTSRVALKTGDEILIDYEDFADEAL; from the coding sequence ATGGTCACATCATCAGGGGGCACGCGCGTCGAGGTCAAAACCTCGCCCCTTCACGGACGCGGACTGTTTGCTTCAACCGACATTCCGGCCGGCGCGCTGCTTGGCGTCTATCCGCTGCTGATCCTGTCGCATGAAGACATTGAGCAGCTCAAACCCACCCGGCTCTACCACTATGTTTTCTATGTCGATGAGCGCGAAGACGGCGCCGTCCGCGCCGCCGTCGCCTTCGGCAAGATCTCGATGTGCAATCACAGCCCCGACGCAAATGCAGACTTCTACGTTGACGCCGAAGCAGAAACCGTCACCCTGACCTCGCGTGTCGCCCTGAAAACGGGCGATGAAATTCTTATTGATTACGAAGATTTTGCTGACGAGGCGCTCTGA
- a CDS encoding HIT family protein produces the protein MTLHAAYDPDNIFAKILRGDMPSLKVFEDDVALAFMDVFPQSEGHTLVIPKGIQARNFLDIPPDYLGSYMLRVQRIAKAVEWGLKPDGLRVMQFNGASAGQTVFHLHFHVIPAWDGKELGRHGTGTMAKPEELEPIAAKIRAAV, from the coding sequence ATGACCCTTCACGCAGCCTACGACCCAGACAACATCTTTGCGAAAATCCTGCGCGGCGACATGCCGAGCCTGAAAGTGTTCGAGGATGATGTTGCCCTCGCCTTCATGGACGTGTTCCCGCAGAGCGAAGGCCATACGCTGGTGATCCCCAAAGGCATCCAGGCGCGCAACTTCCTCGACATTCCACCCGATTATCTGGGCAGCTACATGCTGCGCGTGCAGCGGATCGCCAAGGCAGTGGAGTGGGGCCTGAAGCCTGACGGGCTGCGTGTCATGCAGTTCAACGGCGCCTCTGCGGGGCAGACGGTCTTCCACCTGCATTTCCATGTCATTCCGGCCTGGGACGGCAAGGAACTTGGCCGCCACGGAACCGGCACGATGGCCAAGCCCGAGGAGCTGGAGCCGATTGCAGCAAAGATACGGGCAGCGGTTTGA
- the gatB gene encoding Asp-tRNA(Asn)/Glu-tRNA(Gln) amidotransferase subunit GatB yields the protein MTERTPFRIKGETGDWEVVMGLEIHAQVASNAKLFSGASTTFGADPNCNVSLVDAAMPGMLPVINKFCVEQAIRTGLGLKAQINTYSRFDRKNYFYPDLPQGYQISQFAHPIVGEGEIEVDVEVPGKEDYAFPCRIERLHLEQDAGKSIHDMDPNSTYVDLNRSGVALMEIVSKPDIRSPAEAAAYVKKLRAIVIALGTCDGDMEKGNLRADVNVSVCKPGQYEKFRETGDFKHLGTRCELKNMNSYRFIQQAIEYEAHRQIEIIEGGGKVDQETRLFDPVKGETRSMRSKEDAHDYRYFPDPDLLPLEVEQAWIEEIRASLPELPDQKRARFEKDYGLSRYDAGVLTSDADKAAFFEEAAKGRDAKLTANWVTQELFGYLNKEGLELSESPVSAEALGGLIELISNDTISGKIAKDVFARMIAGEGEAAAIVEKHGLKQVTDTGAIEKVVDEIIAANPDQVAKVKDKPQTLGWFVGQVMKASGGKANPKAVNDILKAKLGI from the coding sequence ATGACCGAGCGCACCCCCTTCCGCATCAAAGGCGAAACCGGCGACTGGGAAGTCGTCATGGGGCTCGAAATCCATGCGCAGGTGGCCTCCAACGCCAAGCTGTTCTCCGGCGCGTCCACCACCTTTGGCGCAGACCCCAACTGCAACGTCTCGCTCGTGGACGCCGCGATGCCGGGCATGCTGCCGGTCATCAACAAATTCTGCGTGGAGCAGGCGATCCGCACCGGGCTTGGCCTGAAGGCGCAGATCAATACCTACAGCCGTTTCGACCGGAAGAACTATTTCTATCCTGACCTGCCGCAGGGCTATCAGATCAGCCAGTTTGCCCACCCTATCGTGGGCGAGGGCGAGATTGAGGTGGATGTCGAGGTGCCGGGCAAGGAGGATTATGCCTTCCCTTGCCGTATCGAGCGCCTGCACCTGGAACAGGACGCGGGCAAGTCGATCCACGACATGGACCCCAACTCGACCTATGTGGACCTCAACCGCTCGGGCGTGGCGCTGATGGAGATCGTCTCCAAGCCCGACATCCGTTCGCCGGCGGAAGCGGCTGCGTATGTCAAGAAGCTGCGCGCCATCGTGATCGCGCTGGGTACCTGTGACGGCGACATGGAGAAGGGCAACCTGCGCGCCGACGTGAACGTTTCGGTGTGCAAGCCGGGCCAGTATGAGAAGTTCCGCGAGACCGGCGATTTCAAACATCTGGGCACGCGCTGCGAGCTCAAGAACATGAACTCCTACCGCTTCATCCAGCAGGCCATCGAATATGAGGCCCACCGCCAGATCGAGATCATCGAGGGCGGTGGCAAGGTGGATCAGGAGACCCGGCTGTTCGATCCGGTGAAGGGCGAGACCCGCTCCATGCGCTCGAAGGAAGACGCGCATGACTACCGCTATTTTCCGGACCCGGATCTTCTGCCTTTGGAAGTCGAGCAGGCCTGGATCGAAGAGATCCGTGCCTCGCTGCCCGAGCTGCCAGACCAGAAGCGCGCGCGGTTCGAAAAGGATTACGGTCTCTCCCGCTATGACGCAGGCGTGCTGACCTCTGACGCCGACAAGGCGGCCTTCTTTGAGGAAGCTGCCAAGGGCCGCGACGCGAAGCTCACCGCCAACTGGGTGACGCAGGAGCTGTTCGGCTATCTCAACAAGGAAGGCCTAGAGCTTTCAGAGAGCCCGGTTTCGGCCGAAGCGCTCGGTGGGCTGATCGAGCTGATCTCGAACGACACGATCAGCGGCAAGATCGCCAAGGATGTCTTTGCCCGGATGATTGCGGGCGAGGGCGAGGCGGCTGCCATCGTGGAGAAGCACGGGCTGAAACAGGTCACCGATACCGGCGCGATCGAGAAGGTCGTCGATGAAATCATCGCGGCCAATCCCGATCAGGTCGCCAAGGTGAAAGACAAGCCGCAGACGCTTGGCTGGTTTGTCGGTCAGGTGATGAAAGCTTCGGGCGGCAAGGCCAATCCGAAGGCTGTGAACGATATTCTGAAGGCTAAGCTGGGCATTTGA
- a CDS encoding GNAT family N-acetyltransferase — MDAALPQITSVSSLAGIDPAEWNAVANPPGLPYDPFVSWEFLEAMESSGAATPRTGWRGGHILVRDGNDRLRGAMPMWFKYHSRGEFVFDQSWAEAWQRAGGEYYPKLLCAVPFTPVTGRRRLVAPGPDAELYRAALLDGALQLAEQTGVSSLHINFIEDEEAPLFEKAGFLSRTDQQFHWRNDGYGSFDDFLASLSSEKRKNLRKERAKAQAGLTFRHVQGEEIAEDHLDIFFEFYMDTGNRKWGSPYLTRKSFSILRERMAKDILFIFACEGDEIIAGAMNLVGSETLYGRYWGTLDARPMLHFETCYYQAIDYAIKHGLKTVEAGAQGGHKLARGYAPVLTHSAHWIAHPGFRDAVSDYLERERAAVDEDMNYLRDRTPFRKE; from the coding sequence ATGGACGCTGCCCTCCCCCAGATAACTTCCGTCTCCTCCCTCGCCGGCATTGATCCGGCCGAGTGGAATGCTGTCGCCAACCCGCCCGGCCTGCCTTACGATCCGTTCGTGAGCTGGGAGTTCCTTGAGGCTATGGAAAGCTCCGGCGCGGCCACCCCGCGCACCGGCTGGCGCGGCGGACATATCCTCGTGCGCGATGGCAATGACCGCCTGCGCGGCGCCATGCCGATGTGGTTCAAATATCATTCGCGCGGCGAATTCGTGTTCGACCAGTCCTGGGCCGAAGCCTGGCAGCGGGCAGGCGGGGAGTATTACCCCAAGCTGCTCTGCGCCGTCCCGTTCACCCCGGTCACCGGCCGCCGCCGCCTCGTTGCGCCGGGGCCAGACGCGGAGCTTTACCGCGCCGCCCTGCTCGACGGGGCGCTTCAGCTGGCCGAGCAGACGGGCGTATCGTCCCTCCACATCAACTTCATCGAGGACGAAGAAGCTCCGCTGTTTGAGAAAGCCGGCTTCCTTTCCCGCACCGATCAGCAGTTTCACTGGCGAAATGACGGGTACGGATCATTTGACGATTTCCTCGCCAGTCTCTCCTCGGAGAAACGCAAGAACCTGCGCAAGGAGCGCGCCAAGGCGCAGGCGGGCCTCACCTTCCGCCATGTGCAGGGTGAGGAGATCGCCGAAGACCATCTCGACATCTTCTTCGAGTTCTACATGGACACGGGCAACCGCAAATGGGGCTCGCCCTATCTGACGCGCAAATCTTTCTCCATCCTCCGGGAACGGATGGCCAAGGACATTCTCTTCATCTTTGCCTGTGAGGGGGATGAGATCATCGCCGGGGCCATGAACCTTGTCGGCTCCGAGACGCTCTACGGCCGCTATTGGGGCACGCTCGACGCGCGCCCGATGCTGCATTTCGAGACCTGCTATTACCAGGCCATCGATTACGCCATCAAGCATGGCCTCAAGACCGTTGAAGCCGGCGCGCAGGGCGGCCACAAGCTCGCGCGCGGCTACGCGCCTGTTCTCACCCATTCGGCCCACTGGATTGCGCATCCGGGGTTTCGCGACGCTGTCTCCGATTACCTTGAGCGCGAGCGCGCAGCGGTTGACGAAGACATGAACTATTTGCGAGATCGAACTCCGTTCAGGAAAGAATAG
- a CDS encoding AEC family transporter codes for MNAFLIALLPVILIVALGQLLSTRRWIAPEAFRSIDRLSFLVLLPALIVRALANAEFDTAPWQMVITLIAAQCLMGVVALAAYGWPGIERPAIGTIIQSNVRWNTIIALSLGAALFGDEGVALVGLAAAVMIPAANVLSVYALTAHAERPPGVKPRPFLAMTRNPLVIACIIGITLAALHIDIPVALDETLRILASAAIATGLLSAGAGVDLKALGRAGVRTFVWSLIRLIGMPAIVLAIGLMIGLTGLPLAIALLCAATSTAPNSYVLARELGGDTTLAANLIAVQTLLAAITLPLTWALILWLGAA; via the coding sequence GTGAACGCCTTCCTGATCGCGCTGCTGCCGGTCATCCTGATCGTCGCGCTCGGGCAACTCCTCTCCACCCGCCGCTGGATTGCGCCGGAAGCCTTCCGCTCCATCGACCGGCTCTCCTTCCTCGTCCTCCTCCCCGCGCTGATCGTGCGCGCGCTGGCGAACGCCGAGTTTGACACCGCACCGTGGCAGATGGTCATCACCCTCATTGCCGCCCAATGCCTGATGGGCGTCGTGGCGCTCGCCGCCTATGGCTGGCCCGGCATCGAGCGGCCCGCCATCGGCACAATCATCCAGTCGAATGTCCGCTGGAACACCATCATCGCGCTCTCCCTCGGTGCCGCGCTCTTTGGCGATGAAGGCGTCGCCCTCGTCGGCCTTGCCGCCGCCGTGATGATCCCGGCCGCCAACGTCCTCTCCGTCTACGCCCTCACCGCCCATGCCGAGCGCCCGCCCGGCGTCAAACCGCGACCATTTCTGGCCATGACGCGCAACCCGCTGGTCATCGCCTGTATCATCGGCATCACGCTCGCCGCCCTCCACATCGATATCCCGGTCGCGCTGGATGAAACCCTGCGCATCCTCGCCAGCGCCGCCATCGCGACAGGCCTCCTCAGCGCCGGGGCGGGCGTAGACCTCAAAGCGCTGGGCCGCGCGGGGGTGCGCACCTTCGTCTGGTCGCTGATCCGCCTCATCGGCATGCCCGCCATCGTGCTCGCCATCGGGCTGATGATCGGCCTTACCGGCCTGCCGCTCGCCATCGCCCTGCTTTGCGCGGCCACCTCGACGGCCCCCAACTCCTACGTCCTCGCCCGCGAACTCGGCGGCGACACGACGCTGGCGGCCAACCTCATCGCGGTGCAGACACTGCTGGCCGCCATCACGCTGCCGCTAACCTGGGCGCTGATCCTGTGGCTGGGGGCAGCCTGA
- the ruvX gene encoding Holliday junction resolvase RuvX yields the protein MAVVDLFDLPREGVLLGIDPGTATIGVAATDRIRMMASPVETILKKKLAPSLERLLHIYDERAAVGLIVGLPLNVDGSMGPRAQSVRTLVSSLLKVRDLPVTFQDERYSSAEAGDIMRAAGATRRNREARIDASAAAVILQDALSRLERRP from the coding sequence ATGGCTGTGGTGGATCTCTTCGACCTGCCCCGCGAGGGCGTGCTTCTGGGCATAGATCCCGGAACCGCCACGATTGGCGTCGCCGCCACCGACCGCATCCGCATGATGGCCTCGCCGGTCGAGACGATCCTCAAGAAAAAGCTCGCCCCGTCGCTTGAGCGCCTGTTGCACATCTACGACGAACGCGCCGCCGTTGGGCTCATCGTCGGCCTGCCGCTGAATGTCGATGGCAGCATGGGCCCCCGCGCCCAGTCTGTCCGCACACTGGTCTCCAGCCTCCTGAAAGTGCGCGATCTGCCCGTCACCTTCCAGGACGAGCGCTATTCCTCCGCCGAAGCGGGCGACATCATGCGCGCGGCCGGCGCCACCCGCCGGAACCGCGAAGCCCGAATCGACGCTTCCGCCGCCGCCGTCATCCTGCAGGACGCCCTCTCCCGGCTGGAGCGGCGCCCGTGA
- a CDS encoding DUF6491 family protein, with amino-acid sequence MLKPAFCVLSAALLAACASAPGEARPRGVAAYADDARLGEKVSNVCFASSIDGFSLNERDTVVLREGRKEYLVEVFGNCLDLESAMTIGIDSATSCLSKGDALIVSTSLTGSDIGLGPQRCMIQDIYAWNPDAEAAAEPDTPAE; translated from the coding sequence ATGCTGAAACCTGCCTTCTGCGTCCTGTCCGCTGCATTGCTGGCAGCCTGCGCGTCAGCGCCCGGCGAAGCCCGGCCACGAGGCGTTGCCGCCTATGCCGACGATGCGCGCCTCGGCGAAAAGGTCAGCAATGTCTGCTTTGCCTCCAGCATCGACGGGTTCAGCCTGAATGAGCGCGATACGGTCGTGCTGCGGGAGGGCCGCAAGGAATACCTCGTCGAGGTGTTCGGCAATTGCCTCGATCTGGAAAGCGCGATGACCATCGGCATCGATTCTGCCACCAGCTGCCTCTCGAAAGGCGACGCGCTGATCGTCAGCACATCGCTAACCGGCAGCGATATTGGCCTCGGGCCGCAACGCTGCATGATCCAGGATATTTACGCTTGGAACCCTGACGCGGAAGCGGCAGCCGAGCCGGATACCCCCGCCGAATAA
- a CDS encoding zinc-binding dehydrogenase: MSQTVPATGLQLRSLVTKDGKLELSLAEVAVPEPGPDDVVIQIEATPINPSDLGLLVGGADMRTAKASGTKDRPVITADVPPPSLRAMAARLDLSMPVGNEGAGVVVKAGSSPAAQALLGKRVTGLGGEMYAQYRMLNVAQVMELPAGASSRDGASCFVNPLTALSFVETMRLEGRKGIVHTAAASNLGQMLVKICQKDNVPLVNVVRKKEQADLLKGLGAKYIVDSTSPNFMEELIVALAETDTTLGFDAIGGGPLAGQLLIAMEAAAARKMKEFSRYGSGQETQVYIYGRLDMSPTTVPAGVGFAWNMSGYLLTPFLQKAGAEIRAKMRQRVMDELTTTFASHYTAEISLAEALNLDTLHAYNAKATGTKYLINPAK, translated from the coding sequence ATGAGCCAGACCGTTCCCGCTACCGGCCTGCAACTGCGCAGCCTTGTCACCAAAGACGGCAAGCTGGAGCTTTCGCTCGCCGAAGTCGCCGTGCCTGAGCCCGGCCCCGATGATGTGGTCATCCAGATCGAGGCGACCCCGATCAACCCGTCCGACCTCGGCCTCCTCGTCGGCGGCGCTGACATGCGCACCGCCAAGGCATCCGGCACCAAGGACCGCCCCGTCATCACCGCGGATGTGCCCCCGCCCTCCCTGCGCGCCATGGCCGCGCGCCTCGACCTCTCCATGCCGGTCGGCAATGAAGGCGCCGGTGTCGTCGTGAAGGCAGGCTCATCGCCAGCCGCCCAAGCACTGCTCGGCAAGCGCGTCACCGGCCTTGGCGGCGAGATGTACGCCCAGTACCGGATGCTGAACGTCGCCCAGGTGATGGAACTTCCCGCCGGCGCCAGCTCGCGCGATGGCGCCTCCTGCTTCGTGAACCCGCTGACCGCGCTCTCCTTCGTGGAGACGATGCGTCTGGAGGGCCGCAAGGGCATCGTCCACACGGCGGCGGCCTCAAACCTCGGCCAGATGCTGGTGAAGATCTGCCAGAAGGACAATGTTCCGCTGGTCAATGTCGTCCGCAAGAAAGAACAGGCCGATCTCCTGAAAGGTCTCGGCGCGAAATACATCGTCGATTCGACGTCGCCAAATTTCATGGAAGAGCTGATCGTGGCTCTCGCTGAAACCGACACCACGCTTGGCTTTGATGCCATCGGCGGCGGCCCGCTCGCCGGCCAGCTGCTGATCGCCATGGAAGCGGCTGCCGCGCGCAAGATGAAAGAATTCAGCCGCTACGGCTCGGGCCAGGAAACGCAGGTCTACATCTACGGCCGGCTCGACATGTCGCCGACCACCGTGCCGGCCGGCGTGGGTTTTGCGTGGAATATGTCAGGCTACCTGCTGACGCCGTTCCTTCAGAAAGCGGGCGCCGAAATCCGCGCCAAGATGCGCCAGCGCGTGATGGACGAACTGACCACCACGTTTGCCAGCCATTACACAGCCGAAATCTCGCTCGCTGAAGCGCTCAATCTCGATACGCTCCACGCCTACAACGCCAAGGCGACGGGCACGAAGTATCTGATCAATCCGGCGAAGTAA
- the gatA gene encoding Asp-tRNA(Asn)/Glu-tRNA(Gln) amidotransferase subunit GatA: MTDLTDLTLAAALDGLKSKQFSSAEITGAFLQAMEKSRVLNAYVVETPEKAMEMARASDARIAKGEGGRLEGAPLGIKDLYCTKGVRTTACSNILGEFTPTYESTVTQNLWDEGAVMLGKLNMDEFAMGSSNETSRFGPPINPWRRKGDNAGLTPGGSSGGSAAAVSGNLCLAATASDTGGSIRQPASFTGTVGIKPTYGRASRYGMVAFASSLDQAGPIAKTVEDSALLLEIMCSHDPKDSTSLKVETPDWRSDVRKGVKGMKIGIPKEYRIEGLSEEIEALWQQGIAWLKAAGAEIVEISLPHTKYALPAYYIVAPAEASSNLARYDGMRYGARVEGNNLTQTYEASRASGFGKEVQRRLMIGTYVLSSGYYDAYYLRAQKVRAKIFQDFVGAFEQCDAILTPACPSTAFAFGEKSGDPLEMYLMDVFTVTANLAGLPGISVPAGLSASGLPLGLQVIGKALDESACFRVGGVLEDAASFVAKPDRWW; this comes from the coding sequence ATGACCGACCTGACCGATCTGACCCTCGCCGCCGCTCTGGATGGGCTGAAATCAAAGCAGTTTTCCTCTGCCGAGATTACAGGGGCCTTTCTGCAGGCGATGGAGAAGTCGCGCGTGCTGAACGCGTATGTCGTCGAGACGCCGGAAAAGGCCATGGAAATGGCCAGGGCTTCGGACGCCCGCATCGCCAAGGGCGAGGGCGGACGGCTGGAAGGCGCGCCGCTGGGGATCAAGGATCTCTACTGCACCAAGGGCGTGCGCACGACGGCCTGTTCCAATATCCTGGGCGAGTTCACCCCCACCTACGAATCGACCGTCACCCAGAACCTCTGGGACGAAGGCGCCGTCATGCTGGGCAAGCTCAACATGGACGAGTTCGCCATGGGCTCGTCCAACGAGACTTCGCGGTTTGGTCCGCCGATCAACCCCTGGCGCCGTAAGGGCGACAATGCGGGGCTGACACCGGGCGGGTCTTCGGGCGGCTCTGCGGCTGCCGTATCTGGCAATCTCTGCCTTGCGGCGACGGCGTCCGACACCGGCGGCTCCATCCGCCAGCCTGCCTCGTTCACCGGTACGGTCGGCATCAAGCCAACTTATGGCCGCGCCAGCCGGTATGGCATGGTGGCGTTTGCCTCCTCGCTGGATCAGGCCGGGCCGATTGCAAAAACGGTAGAAGACAGCGCGCTGTTGCTGGAAATCATGTGCAGCCATGATCCCAAGGATTCCACCTCGCTGAAGGTTGAGACGCCGGACTGGCGCAGCGATGTGCGCAAGGGCGTCAAAGGCATGAAGATCGGCATTCCGAAGGAATACCGCATCGAGGGTCTCTCCGAAGAGATTGAGGCGCTGTGGCAGCAGGGCATTGCCTGGCTGAAAGCCGCCGGCGCCGAGATTGTCGAGATTTCCCTGCCGCACACTAAATATGCCCTTCCGGCGTATTACATCGTGGCCCCGGCCGAAGCCTCGTCCAACCTCGCCCGCTATGACGGCATGCGCTATGGCGCGCGGGTGGAAGGCAACAACCTGACGCAGACCTATGAAGCCTCCCGCGCCAGCGGGTTCGGCAAGGAAGTGCAGCGCCGCCTGATGATCGGCACCTATGTGCTCTCCTCGGGCTATTATGATGCCTATTACCTCCGGGCACAGAAGGTGCGTGCTAAGATCTTCCAGGATTTTGTGGGCGCATTCGAGCAGTGCGACGCGATCCTGACGCCGGCCTGTCCGTCAACGGCCTTCGCATTTGGCGAGAAGTCTGGCGACCCGCTTGAGATGTACCTTATGGACGTTTTCACGGTGACGGCAAACCTTGCCGGCCTTCCGGGCATCTCCGTTCCGGCCGGCCTTTCGGCGAGCGGCCTGCCGCTTGGCCTGCAAGTCATCGGCAAGGCGCTGGACGAGAGCGCGTGCTTCCGGGTGGGCGGCGTGCTGGAAGATGCAGCCAGCTTTGTGGCCAAGCCGGATCGCTGGTGGTAA
- a CDS encoding glycerophosphodiester phosphodiesterase family protein, giving the protein MARPFALKDFAYAHRGLWTKDGLPENSLGSFSAAADAGLGIELDLRPSADGEVMVFHDPLLQRMTGAEGQFENFPASTLKTHRLNGGDEPVPSFDDLLSFWPQDLPVLAEMKIDGSTDPMAFAQTVGARLMDWPGLAAAMSFSDIAVRALPDGLMRGQLIGPSNQFGDAYFDSFARRAMADGIDYLAVHYTDAARAAAATADRGMPVVVWTVRTEADLAALKPYGAAIIFEHFSPALALDAIAP; this is encoded by the coding sequence ATGGCCCGCCCCTTTGCCCTGAAGGACTTTGCCTACGCCCATCGCGGGCTGTGGACGAAAGACGGTCTGCCGGAGAATTCCCTCGGCAGCTTCAGCGCAGCGGCGGACGCCGGCCTCGGCATCGAGCTGGACCTGCGCCCCTCGGCCGATGGCGAGGTGATGGTGTTCCATGACCCGTTATTGCAGCGCATGACCGGCGCTGAGGGACAGTTCGAGAACTTTCCGGCCAGCACGCTCAAAACCCACCGCCTGAATGGCGGGGACGAGCCGGTGCCCTCGTTTGACGATCTCCTCTCCTTCTGGCCTCAGGATCTGCCGGTGCTGGCGGAGATGAAGATCGATGGCAGCACTGATCCGATGGCCTTCGCGCAGACAGTCGGCGCGCGGCTGATGGACTGGCCGGGCCTCGCCGCCGCAATGAGTTTTTCCGACATTGCCGTGCGCGCGCTGCCCGACGGGCTGATGCGGGGGCAGCTGATCGGACCGAGCAACCAGTTCGGGGACGCCTATTTTGACAGCTTTGCCCGGCGCGCCATGGCCGATGGCATCGATTACCTCGCCGTCCACTATACCGACGCGGCGCGCGCTGCGGCCGCCACGGCGGACCGCGGCATGCCTGTCGTCGTCTGGACGGTGCGCACGGAGGCCGATCTGGCCGCCCTGAAACCCTACGGCGCCGCGATAATCTTCGAACACTTCAGCCCGGCGCTGGCGCTGGACGCCATCGCGCCCTAG